CTACGGGAGTTTCAATTTCAGTAAGATCGTAAATTCGAGAAATGTTATTGGCAACCTCATTAAGAGCCTCAACTGCAGATTGTCTAAAACGGTCGTTTTCAATATCATAAGCCCGTTTGACCCAAAATATTTGGATCCCAATTATGGCAGCAATAGCAAGGCTACCAGTAATTATGATCAGACGTATAGCGTTACGTGTCAAATTTAGTTTTTTTATGGAAAGTCTTTATATAAGACAAATATAAGATAAAATGACATAAACTAACTCTAAACTAGCTTTCTACCTTTAATGTAAACTATAATCAACACTTTAGAGTTTATTATCCATACATCATAACCTAAAACCTATATGTCAACAGACCAAAAATCAGCTTTACTAGTAGGGGCCTCAGGCCTCATAGGCAAATCACTCTTAAAACAACTTCTTGAGAGCACAGATTATGAGAAAGTGATAATTTTAGTTAGACGAAAAATAGATTTAGAACACCCATTACTAGAACAAAGAGTTATCGACTTTGATAAGTTGGGTTCTTTGACATTCAAAACCGACCATGTCTTCTGTACTTTAGGTACTACCATTAAAACTGCTGGTTCAAAAGAAGCTTTCAAACGTGTAGATGAAGATTACCCGTTTCAAATAGCAGAAAACTGTTTCAAAAATGGAGCAACACTATTTGCTATAGTTAGCTCTATGGGTTCAGATAAAAACTCCCGTTTCTTCTACAATCAAGTAAAAGGGCAAGTCGAGGAAAAATTAGAAAATATTGGCTTCCCATATCTAGGGATATTCAGACCCTCTATGTTACTGGGAGACAGAAACGAAAAAAGAATAGGGGAAACTATAGGTCAGGCATTTATGAAAGGCTTGGGTTTCCTTATCCCTAAAAAATACAAAGCCATCCATGTTGACAAAGTAGCCTTGGCAATGCTTGAATATGCAAAAAGACCCAATAAGGGCCTTTCTATAATTGAATCTGACAAAATGCTTTAGTTATTCCCACTTTAATTCAGAATCACCAAATGAGTCTGAATCTATATCGGTAATCTCAGAATCTTTCTCTACCTCTTTAACTATTGGGGCAGCTGCTTCCGCTTTTTCAGAATCCTCTTTATTATCAAATTGTTCGAAGTCGAACTCTGGTAACAATTCCGTTTTAATATGGTCTACTGTTTCTTGAAGGGCGTCAACAAACTTGTTAAAATCCTCTTTATAAATAAACATTTTACTTTTTTCATAGAAAAAGTCTCCGTCACGCTGCTGTCTTCTACTTTCCGTTACGGTCAAGTAATAATCATTTGCTCTGGTTGCTCTTACATCAAAAAAATAGGTGCGTTTCCCTGCACGTACTCGCTTTGAGTATATCATCTCTCTCTCTTCGTTTTGCACTTTACAAATAGGGTTTTAAGGTTAAAATAGAAGTCAAAAATACTTTTTTATTCGATATAGCCAAAAATATCAACGACAAGATTAGGTCCTCAATAAAACGGCCAAATGTCATAATCTCGATTTCCATAGCCATTCTCCACACAATTGCTTATATTTAACTTGCCTAATTTTAACAAATATTAGCATCGAAAATTAACCACGGTTCTCTATTTACTTAACTTTGTATTTGGATCAATGCTCAACAATGTGAAAATCATTTCATTTATTTTCATACTCAGCTTATTTTCCTCTGGAGAACCAGAGATAAAAAACTTTGCACCATTTCTTGGTACCGAATTTAAAGGTAAAGCCTCATTTTACGGCCCTAAGTTTCATGGAAAAACCACCGCCAACGGCGAAAAGATGGACCAAAACGCATTTACCTGTGCTCATAAAAATTTACCTTTCGGTACAATGCTGGAAGTTAGAAATCCCGAAAATGGAACTCAGGTGGTAGTAAGAGTTAATGATCGAGGCCCATTTATTAAAGGGCGTGTTTTAGATGTTTCCGCTGGAGCAGCAAAAGCTTTAAAAATGAGAGACAACGGTGTCATAGACATTGAAGCTACTATTGTGGGCCAAGACGGTAAAGTATTTATAAAATCTACAAGTCCATTCTCAAGGTTTTTAAATTCGGAAGTAGTAGAACAAGTGACCGATTAGCCCAAAAACAAGATTATGGAGAAACTAGATTTAGGAAAAGTAAGAGAATATGGAAACCTAGAGCTTCTGGCCAGACAGATGGTTGAAGGTTTTATTACTGGCTTACATAAGTCACCATTTCATGGTTTTTCTGTGGAATTTGCCGAACACAGGCTATATAATGTTGGCGAAAGTACTAAACATATAGACTGGAAAGTTTTTGGCAAAACTGACAGACTATTTGTAAAGCGTTATGAAGAAGAAACTAACCTGAGATGTCATCTTTTAATTGACACTTCTTCTTCCATGTATTACCCTGCCAAAAATAATGGTAAATTGACTTTTAGCTGTTTAGCCGCAGCTACATTGGCAAACCTCATGAAGAAACAGCGTGACGCCGTAAGTCTAACTGCATTTTCTGATAAAATTGAGGTTCAAACTGCGGTAAAATCTACGGGTGGTCATATTCATCAAATTTATGTGGAATTAGAAAAGTTGATGACTCTGTCGCAGCCCAATAAAACATCATCAGTAGCAGATACATTACACCAAATAGCCGACAGTATTCATAAACGTTCTTTGGTAGTTATTTTTAGTGACATGTTCGAAAACATGGACGACTTAACTGCTATTTTCTCTGCCTTACAACATCTCAAACACAATAAACATGAAGTACTTCTTTTCCATGTGACGGAACACAGTACCGAACGTGATTTTGATTTTGATGAACGCCCTTATGAATTTATTGATGTAGAAACAGGCGAGAAAGTAAGAGCCCAACCTTCTCAAGTGAAAGAGCAATATCAAACTGCCGTTCAAAGCTTTTATAAAGACTTAAGGTTAAAATGCGGTCAATATAAAATTGATTTTGTAGAAGCTGACATCAACCAAGGTTTTGACCAAGTAATGGCTTCCTTTTTGACTCGAAGAGCTAAAATGAAGTAAGTTTTCTATTTTAAGTAGGACTCCAACTCTGCCTTTTGAGTCAAATGATGTCTAAAGTGGAATTCCGTATTCAAGAACCACTCTTTGGCATTAAGCATTCCAAAGTAAAAGTGATTTGTTCTATACTCTCCTGCGTCTTTTTCTATAGCTGGGATAGTAGATAATAAAGCCTCCTTCAACTTTGAAAACCCCTCTTTATAATATGAAAGGCTATTTCCTACTATAATAGGATTAACATCCGTATCTGGTCTTTTAAATTTCTGATTTAAAGGAAAACCATTATTCTTCAGAATTACATAACCTGCTTCGCTAGGCGTTCCGCCTAATTGCCCTTTACGCTGCTCTAAGCACCTATTTATATTTGCTAAAAAAAACACGAAACCTGACGCTTGAATGTGTTCATACATTTGAGCCAATGACCAAATATCAGGCGATTGCTTAAAGGAAAATTGCTCCTCAGAGTAAGAATCCAAACTGTCGATATAAGGCTTTAAGCTTTCAATTAGTGTATTTTCCATAGTATAATTAATGTCTAATAAAAATAGGTTCACTTTCTTTATTCCACCTATTCACAGCGGTTATCATATAAATATAGGCAGTATTTGAGCGTCTTGTCTTATCTACATATTCGCTACTTAAAGTAATTGCCAAAATATGCTCGGGGTCACCCGCATTTAGCTCCTGCCCTTCCTTAAATCTATAAACTACGTTTTTAAAACCTTTTGGTGTTTCATTTGCCCAAGTCAACTTTAGCCCCTCCTTAATGTCAGTTAAAAGTAACCTTTTGGGTGCTTGAACTATTGCTTTAGCTACACCATTAACTTCAGGAACTAAAGCTGGGTATTTATAACGTGTGGCTATAGAATCAGCTAAACCTAAGTTGTTCTTTATAAAGGTATTTGTATTATAAAATATACTCCCGTCTACACCCGAGCTATACCTATTATAATCAAGCTGACGTGGTATTTGATTTGGGTCTTTCCAAGCTTTAGTACTGGAGTTTGCCTCCACTCTATAAACTCCATGACCTATATATAATTTAGCTTTCCCATGATTCTTTGTCCACCAATCTGTGAGAGTGCCATAGGGCACCAAATTATGTTCAAAAGGGAAATAAATTTGCGGAGCTATGTAATCAATCCAGCCCTCCATCGCCCATTTTCTAGTATCTGCAAAGAGTAAATCATAAGAAGGCTGCCCTCCCCTAGTCTCAGAGCCCAAAGGATCATCTGATTTGTTTCTCCAAACGCCAAAGGGACTTATGCCAAAACTAACCCAACTCTTTTCACGTTTTATAGCATCTGAAATGCCCTTGATAACCAAGTCAATGTTATTCCTTCGCCAATCCTCAATACTTCTGAAACCATTTGGATACTTCGCAAAAGCGGCATGATCTTCCAGTTCTAAGCCAGTGACTTTATAAGGGTAAAAATAATCATCAAAGTGAATTCCGTCCACATCATATTCTCTTACTATATTCATCACCACATCAATGATGTATGACCGAACCTCTGGCAAACCAAAATTATAAAGTTCGTAATCACCGTAGCTTATAAACCACTCTGGTTTTGTATAAATCAAATGATTAGGCATCACAGAGCCCGCCAAACGGTGCTTCCCTCTATTAAGATTTAACCAAGCATGAAACTCTAATCCTTCCTGATGAGCCTCTTCAATCATGAACTCTAATGGATCATAAAAAGGCTGAGGGCCTTTACCTTGCTCTCCCATGAGCCACTCAGACCATGGCTCCTTACTTTTGGCATAAAATGCATCAGAAGCAGCTCTTACCTGAACCAGCAAAGCATTTATTCCTCGTTTTTTATGATGTTTTACAATGTCCTGAAATTCCTTTTTTTGGGTCTCAGAGTTAAGGCCTTTCTGGCTGGGCC
This sequence is a window from Arcticibacterium luteifluviistationis. Protein-coding genes within it:
- a CDS encoding DUF3276 family protein codes for the protein MIYSKRVRAGKRTYFFDVRATRANDYYLTVTESRRQQRDGDFFYEKSKMFIYKEDFNKFVDALQETVDHIKTELLPEFDFEQFDNKEDSEKAEAAAPIVKEVEKDSEITDIDSDSFGDSELKWE
- a CDS encoding septal ring lytic transglycosylase RlpA family protein — protein: MKIISFIFILSLFSSGEPEIKNFAPFLGTEFKGKASFYGPKFHGKTTANGEKMDQNAFTCAHKNLPFGTMLEVRNPENGTQVVVRVNDRGPFIKGRVLDVSAGAAKALKMRDNGVIDIEATIVGQDGKVFIKSTSPFSRFLNSEVVEQVTD
- a CDS encoding glycoside hydrolase family 10 protein, giving the protein MLKLLASATILIVLFYSCSKKPLESFQKEVEIPEFKAVNIKTSIPKSEFRGAWVATIANIDWPSQKGLNSETQKKEFQDIVKHHKKRGINALLVQVRAASDAFYAKSKEPWSEWLMGEQGKGPQPFYDPLEFMIEEAHQEGLEFHAWLNLNRGKHRLAGSVMPNHLIYTKPEWFISYGDYELYNFGLPEVRSYIIDVVMNIVREYDVDGIHFDDYFYPYKVTGLELEDHAAFAKYPNGFRSIEDWRRNNIDLVIKGISDAIKREKSWVSFGISPFGVWRNKSDDPLGSETRGGQPSYDLLFADTRKWAMEGWIDYIAPQIYFPFEHNLVPYGTLTDWWTKNHGKAKLYIGHGVYRVEANSSTKAWKDPNQIPRQLDYNRYSSGVDGSIFYNTNTFIKNNLGLADSIATRYKYPALVPEVNGVAKAIVQAPKRLLLTDIKEGLKLTWANETPKGFKNVVYRFKEGQELNAGDPEHILAITLSSEYVDKTRRSNTAYIYMITAVNRWNKESEPIFIRH
- a CDS encoding DUF58 domain-containing protein → MEKLDLGKVREYGNLELLARQMVEGFITGLHKSPFHGFSVEFAEHRLYNVGESTKHIDWKVFGKTDRLFVKRYEEETNLRCHLLIDTSSSMYYPAKNNGKLTFSCLAAATLANLMKKQRDAVSLTAFSDKIEVQTAVKSTGGHIHQIYVELEKLMTLSQPNKTSSVADTLHQIADSIHKRSLVVIFSDMFENMDDLTAIFSALQHLKHNKHEVLLFHVTEHSTERDFDFDERPYEFIDVETGEKVRAQPSQVKEQYQTAVQSFYKDLRLKCGQYKIDFVEADINQGFDQVMASFLTRRAKMK
- a CDS encoding oxidoreductase, whose product is MSTDQKSALLVGASGLIGKSLLKQLLESTDYEKVIILVRRKIDLEHPLLEQRVIDFDKLGSLTFKTDHVFCTLGTTIKTAGSKEAFKRVDEDYPFQIAENCFKNGATLFAIVSSMGSDKNSRFFYNQVKGQVEEKLENIGFPYLGIFRPSMLLGDRNEKRIGETIGQAFMKGLGFLIPKKYKAIHVDKVALAMLEYAKRPNKGLSIIESDKML
- a CDS encoding DinB family protein: MENTLIESLKPYIDSLDSYSEEQFSFKQSPDIWSLAQMYEHIQASGFVFFLANINRCLEQRKGQLGGTPSEAGYVILKNNGFPLNQKFKRPDTDVNPIIVGNSLSYYKEGFSKLKEALLSTIPAIEKDAGEYRTNHFYFGMLNAKEWFLNTEFHFRHHLTQKAELESYLK